A single genomic interval of Cydia splendana chromosome 10, ilCydSple1.2, whole genome shotgun sequence harbors:
- the LOC134794431 gene encoding SR-related and CTD-associated factor 4 isoform X2 — protein MDMPEVKAFNAELSGLYDNKPPISKAKMSAITRGAIKAIKFYKHVVHSVEKFIQKCKPEYKVPGLYVIDSIVRQSRHQFGQDKDVFAPRFAKNMQQTFANLFRCPPENKGNIIRVLNLWQKNNVFGPEVIQPLMDMADPNHPLHQEIQQQQNNTANGSSLTLNTSHNSDKKISPVPAPLHTPPDNSPMGDSFQDQPSGNQGVKFNRKLLSNDFEYESDDDGGHEMHTSHTTHGSHATHASHATHAQPQQTAETLPLGSILTNPEIMRQLQSLQAQMQLMTGMSGMQIPNLMPMMTELQQNQNQPFLNKEQQKQNESKDDMVESDIEFVETGPQVIEIPDANDSRSPSPRRRHRSRSRSRGRRRRSRSRSRSSRSPRRRRDKDRERDRDRDRERDRNKDNKSHKEREADKEKQREREKKGLPPIKKENLSVCSTTLWVGHLSKLATQEELSDLFGAIGGVVSIDVVAPRGCAFVVMERRRDAHKALTTLNKHKLHSKEIAVAWAPGKGVKGREWKDYWEAELGVSYLPWAALHQRWVLGALSLDALEDGGAVDEETLPPWLPPRILPKTLMDGMVGMMPMGIPGAAGMPPMPNAMPNAMPNPLQNAMPNAMQNAMPNAMQNAMPNAMQNAMPNAMPGAMPGMSALQLPPPGMGPGLPPGMPPGMPPGLRPPNMPQQVPGMQPEAGMPPTSALLRFPGMPPQPIQSMPSMPQPGMAALPGFLGGLLAVGGLVGGVPLHHAPPQHPQMQQRVSEVTRTDDAMDLDTEEHNEEVPSEQPPPLSDQLQALLSKPPPGFNSSEPPPTFNLSEPPPTAPNTEDKQDDKRDRDRRDRDRDRRDRGDRDRRDRDRGNRDRERGGRDRDRDRGDRDRDRDRERGGRDRRDRDRDRDRENRDRFNAPRDNNNREGSRSKSPREGGAGGEKSLQERLWEMANGKRDEFPQPQQQDNMGLEENRVDRPPLDRMPRPVMDGDPRMRGPRQPVRGPWMEGGPGGPGGPPGQGPPFGPRYNGLGPPPGFPGPGPGPRFERPPFNRMPFDGPARPPFDGGRPPFDGPRPLFDGPRPPFDGPRPPFDGPRFDGPRPLFDGPRPPFDGPRPPFDGNRPPFDGPRPPFDGPRPFDGPHPFDGPFDGEPPFDGPPEFFNNRRFEDREFNDRGWNGDRERGDRDWNERRNDWDDRRRDRFRDKDHEDRFDRNRNDRRRNIDDRNDRDRDRSDRDRSDRDKSDRDRPKREERSRADRQKDRKSRWGAAEELKEGETSTEAAEAPKDTDAPKDVGTEQPEQMDICSNQEQNVETKEPARNQRVEAREPECESAPMETESTIDTHEERERPVEIETKQYEEAPESQSFDDSHQASGPANKEETRESYEERVEAPMEEPREETRKIEETAPVSEATETPDLYDANDAVDTSFSIAPEQKETENRIESTETENRIESTEESKSEDIFEPAKGEP, from the exons ATGGATATGCCAGAAGTGAAGGCGTTCAACGCGGAG TTATCCGGGTTGTACGACAACAAGCCTCCGATCTCGAAGGCAAAGATGAGTGCTATCACACGGGGTGCTATTAAGGCTATAAAGTTCTACAAGCACGTCGTACATAGTGTTGAAAAGTTCATTCAAAAGTGCAAACCAGAATATAAAGTGCCTGGTTTATACGTGATAGATTCGATAGTACGGCAGTCTCGACACCAATTCGGGCAGGATAAGGATGTGTTCGCGCCGCGGTTCGCGAAGAACATGCAGCAGACCTTCGCGAACCTGTTCAGATGCCCTCCTGAAAATAAG GGTAACATCATCAGAGTGCTAAACCTGTGGCAGAAGAACAATGTGTTTGGTCCGGAGGTGATCCAGCCACTGATGGATATGGCAGATCCAAACCACCCGCTGCACCAGGAGATCCAGCAGCAACAGAATAACACTGCTAATG GGAGTAGTCTAACCCTGAATACCAGCCACAACTCTGACAAGAAGATATCCCCAGTGCCGGCTCCGCTACACACTCCTCCAGATAACTCTCCTATGGGTGATTCA TTCCAGGACCAACCGTCAGGCAACCAAGGCGTCAAGTTCAATCGCAAGCTCCTCTCCAACGACTTTGAGTACGAGAGTGATGACGACGGTGGGCACGAAATGCACACCTCGCACACGACGCACGGCTCACACGCCACGCATGCGTCGCATGCAACACATGCCCAGCCGCAGCAGACCGCTGAGACGTTGCCGTTGGGGAG TATACTGACGAATCCTGAGATAATGCGGCAGCTGCAGAGCCTCCAGGCGCAAATGCAACTCATGACTGGAATGTCTGGAATGCAGATACct aATTTAATGCCAATGATGACAGAACTACAGCAGAATCAAAATCAACCATTTTTG aacaaAGAACAGCAGAAACAGAACGAGTCCAAAGATGACATGGTGGAGTCTGACATCGAGTTTGTAGAGACTGGGCCACAGGTTATAGAAATACCAGACGCCAATGACTCCAG GAGTCCGTCCCCGCGCCGGCGACACCGCTCGCGCTCTCGCTCCCGcggccggcgccggcgcagTCGGTCTCGCTCGCGCTCGAGTCGCTCGCCACGGCGGAGGCGGGACAAGGACCGGGAACGGGACAG AGATCGGGATCGTGAAAGAGATAGAAATAAAGATAATAAGAGTCACAAAGAAAGGGAAGCTGACAAGGAGAAACAGAGGGAACGAGAGAAGAAAGGGTTACCACCAATTAAGAAAGAGAATCTGAGTG TATGCAGCACAACACTGTGGGTGGGCCACTTATCCAAGCTCGCTACACAAGAGGAACTCTCGGACCTGTTCGGCGCCATTGGAGGCGTTGTCTCCATAGATGTGGTCGCGCCGCGCGGCTGTGCCTTCGTGGTTATGGAGAGGCGTCGCGATGCCCACAAAGCATTAACTACCCTCAATAAACATAAGCTGCACTCTAAAGAAATTGCT GTGGCTTGGGCGCCCGGCAAGGGCGTGAAGGGCCGCGAGTGGAAGGACTACTGGGAGGCCGAGCTCGGCGTGTCCTACCTGCCGTGGGCCGCGCTGCACCAGCGCTGGGTGCTCGGCGCGCTGTCGCTCGATGCCCTGGAGGATGGCGGCGCCGTGGACGAGGAGACGCTACCGCCGTGGCTGCCGCCCAGG ATTCTACCCAAGACCCTAATGGACGGCATGGTTGGCATGATGCCCATGGGCATCCCCGGCGCGGCCGGCATGCCCCCCATGCCCAATGCCATGCCCAACGCGATGCCCAATCCGTTGCAAAATGCCATGCCTAACGCGATGCAAAATGCCATGCCTAACGCGATGCAGAATGCCATGCCCAATGCAATGCAGAATGCCATGCCCAATGCAATGCCTGGTGCAATGCCAGGCATGTCGGCGTTGCAATTACCACCACCTGG GATGGGCCCGGGTCTTCCCCCTGGTATGCCGCCGGGCATGCCCCCCGGCTTGCGACCGCCGAACATGCCACAGCAAGTCCCTG GTATGCAGCCTGAAGCGGGTATGCCGCCGACCAGCGCACTCTTGAGGTTCCCTGGTATGCCGCCGCAGCCCATACAATCCATGCCATCTATGCCACAGCCGG GCATGGCGGCGCTGCCGGGCTTCCTGGGCGGGCTGCTGGCCGTGGGCGGGCTGGTGGGCGGCGTGCCGCTGCACCACGCGCCGCCGCAGCATCCACAGATGCAG CAAAGGGTGTCGGAGGTGACGAGAACTGACGACGCGATGGACCTGGACACAGAGGAGCATAACGAAGAAGTGCCCAGTGAACAACCCCCACCACTATCAGACCAG CTCCAAGCTCTACTTTCAAAACCACCGCCCGGTTTCAACTCCTCCGAACCTCCCCCCACATTCAACCTCTCCGAGCCTCCCCCCACAGCGCCCAACACGGAAGACAAACAGGACGACAAGCGGGACCGGGACCGCCGGGATCGCGACCGGGATCGCCGAGACCGAGGGGACCGGGACCGGAGGGACCGGGATCGGGGCAATAGGGACAGGGAAAGAGGCGGGCGGGATCGAGATAG GGACCGAGGCGATCGTGACCGCGACCGTGACCGTGAGCGCGGCGGGCGGGACCGGCGCGACCGCGACCGGGACCGGGACCGCGAGAACCGGGACCGGTTTAACGCGCCGAGGGATAATAATAATAG AGAAGGAAGCCGGTCCAAGTCCCCGCGCGAGGGAGGGGCGGGAGGGGAAAAGTCGCTGCAAGAACGGCTGTGGGAGATGGCCAATGGCAAACGCGACGAGTTTCCGCAGCCGCAACAACAGGATAACATGG GTCTAGAAGAAAACAGGGTTGACCGGCCGCCTCTGGATCGAATGCCACGGCCAGTAATGGACGGTG ATCCGAGAATGCGAGGGCCCCGACAGCCTGTAAGAG GTCCATGGATGGAGGGCGGTCCGGGCGGACCTGGAGGCCCTCCGGGTCAGGGTCCGCCGTTCGGTCCGCGGTACAACGGCCTGGGGCCCCCGCCCGGCTTCCCCggccccggccccggcccgcGCTTCGAGCGCCCGCCCTTCAACCGCATGCCCTTCGACGGCCCCGCTCGGCCCCCGTTCGACGGCGGCCGGCCTCCGTTCGACGGCCCGAGACCCCTGTTCGACGGCCCGAGACCCCCGTTCGACGGCCCGCGCCCGCCGTTTGACGGCCCGAGGTTCGACGGCCCCCGGCCGCTATTTGATGGCCCCCGGCCGCCATTTGATGGCCCGCGCCCGCCCTTCGACGGTAACAGGCCGCCTTTCGACGGCCCGAGGCCACCTTTCGACGGTCCGCGCCCGTTCGACGGCCCGCATCCATTCGATGGCCCGTTCGACGGCGAGCCTCCATTTGACGGTCCGCCGGAATTCTTCAACAACAGACGCTTCGAGGACCGAGAGTTCAACGACCGGGGCTGGAACGGGGACCGCGAGCGCGGCGATCGCGACTGGAACGAGCGCAGAAACGACTGGGACGACCGCCGGCGGGACCGGTTCCGGGACAAGGACCACGAGGACAGGTTCGACAGGAACAGGAACGACAGGAGGAGGAACATTGACGACAGGAACGATCGCGACCGGGACCGTAGTGACCGTGACCGCAGTGACCGTGACAAGAGTGACCGCGACCGGCCTAAGAGGGAGGAGCGCTCGCGTGCCGATCGGCAGAAAGACAGGAAATCTAGATGGGGCGCCGCGGAAGAATTAAAGGAGGGTGAAACTTCTACGGAGGCTGCGGAGGCTCCTAAAGACACAGACGCCCCTAAAGATGTTGGCACGGAGCAACCTGAACAAATGGACATTTGTTCTAATCAGGAACAAAATGTGGAAACTAAAGAACCAGCAAGGAATCAAAGAGTTGAAGCTAGAGAACCAGAGTGTGAGTCTGCGCCAATGGAAACCGAAAGTACAATAGATACCCATGAGGAGAGAGAACGACCAGTAGAAATAGAGACAAAGCAATATGAGGAAGCCCCTGAGTCTCAAAGCTTTGATGATAGTCATCAAGCATCTGGACCTGCAAACAAGGAAGAGACTCGAGAAAGTTATGAAGAAAGGGTAGAAGCTCCAATGGAGGAACCGAGAGAAGAAACGAGGAAAATTGAAGAAACGGCACCAGTGAGCGAAGCTACAGAAACGCCAGACTTATATGACGCAAATG
- the LOC134794431 gene encoding SR-related and CTD-associated factor 4 isoform X1, which translates to MDMPEVKAFNAELSGLYDNKPPISKAKMSAITRGAIKAIKFYKHVVHSVEKFIQKCKPEYKVPGLYVIDSIVRQSRHQFGQDKDVFAPRFAKNMQQTFANLFRCPPENKGNIIRVLNLWQKNNVFGPEVIQPLMDMADPNHPLHQEIQQQQNNTANGSSLTLNTSHNSDKKISPVPAPLHTPPDNSPMGDSFQDQPSGNQGVKFNRKLLSNDFEYESDDDGGHEMHTSHTTHGSHATHASHATHAQPQQTAETLPLGSILTNPEIMRQLQSLQAQMQLMTGMSGMQIPNLMPMMTELQQNQNQPFLNKEQQKQNESKDDMVESDIEFVETGPQVIEIPDANDSRSPSPRRRHRSRSRSRGRRRRSRSRSRSSRSPRRRRDKDRERDRDRDRERDRNKDNKSHKEREADKEKQREREKKGLPPIKKENLSVCSTTLWVGHLSKLATQEELSDLFGAIGGVVSIDVVAPRGCAFVVMERRRDAHKALTTLNKHKLHSKEIAVAWAPGKGVKGREWKDYWEAELGVSYLPWAALHQRWVLGALSLDALEDGGAVDEETLPPWLPPRILPKTLMDGMVGMMPMGIPGAAGMPPMPNAMPNAMPNPLQNAMPNAMQNAMPNAMQNAMPNAMQNAMPNAMPGAMPGMSALQLPPPGMGPGLPPGMPPGMPPGLRPPNMPQQVPGMQPEAGMPPTSALLRFPGMPPQPIQSMPSMPQPGMAALPGFLGGLLAVGGLVGGVPLHHAPPQHPQMQQRVSEVTRTDDAMDLDTEEHNEEVPSEQPPPLSDQLQALLSKPPPGFNSSEPPPTFNLSEPPPTAPNTEDKQDDKRDRDRRDRDRDRRDRGDRDRRDRDRGNRDRERGGRDRDRDRGDRDRDRDRERGGRDRRDRDRDRDRENRDRFNAPRDNNNREGSRSKSPREGGAGGEKSLQERLWEMANGKRDEFPQPQQQDNMGLEENRVDRPPLDRMPRPVMDGEGDAADDWRHPAGPHAPPFRPDPRMRGPRQPVRGPWMEGGPGGPGGPPGQGPPFGPRYNGLGPPPGFPGPGPGPRFERPPFNRMPFDGPARPPFDGGRPPFDGPRPLFDGPRPPFDGPRPPFDGPRFDGPRPLFDGPRPPFDGPRPPFDGNRPPFDGPRPPFDGPRPFDGPHPFDGPFDGEPPFDGPPEFFNNRRFEDREFNDRGWNGDRERGDRDWNERRNDWDDRRRDRFRDKDHEDRFDRNRNDRRRNIDDRNDRDRDRSDRDRSDRDKSDRDRPKREERSRADRQKDRKSRWGAAEELKEGETSTEAAEAPKDTDAPKDVGTEQPEQMDICSNQEQNVETKEPARNQRVEAREPECESAPMETESTIDTHEERERPVEIETKQYEEAPESQSFDDSHQASGPANKEETRESYEERVEAPMEEPREETRKIEETAPVSEATETPDLYDANDAVDTSFSIAPEQKETENRIESTETENRIESTEESKSEDIFEPAKGEP; encoded by the exons ATGGATATGCCAGAAGTGAAGGCGTTCAACGCGGAG TTATCCGGGTTGTACGACAACAAGCCTCCGATCTCGAAGGCAAAGATGAGTGCTATCACACGGGGTGCTATTAAGGCTATAAAGTTCTACAAGCACGTCGTACATAGTGTTGAAAAGTTCATTCAAAAGTGCAAACCAGAATATAAAGTGCCTGGTTTATACGTGATAGATTCGATAGTACGGCAGTCTCGACACCAATTCGGGCAGGATAAGGATGTGTTCGCGCCGCGGTTCGCGAAGAACATGCAGCAGACCTTCGCGAACCTGTTCAGATGCCCTCCTGAAAATAAG GGTAACATCATCAGAGTGCTAAACCTGTGGCAGAAGAACAATGTGTTTGGTCCGGAGGTGATCCAGCCACTGATGGATATGGCAGATCCAAACCACCCGCTGCACCAGGAGATCCAGCAGCAACAGAATAACACTGCTAATG GGAGTAGTCTAACCCTGAATACCAGCCACAACTCTGACAAGAAGATATCCCCAGTGCCGGCTCCGCTACACACTCCTCCAGATAACTCTCCTATGGGTGATTCA TTCCAGGACCAACCGTCAGGCAACCAAGGCGTCAAGTTCAATCGCAAGCTCCTCTCCAACGACTTTGAGTACGAGAGTGATGACGACGGTGGGCACGAAATGCACACCTCGCACACGACGCACGGCTCACACGCCACGCATGCGTCGCATGCAACACATGCCCAGCCGCAGCAGACCGCTGAGACGTTGCCGTTGGGGAG TATACTGACGAATCCTGAGATAATGCGGCAGCTGCAGAGCCTCCAGGCGCAAATGCAACTCATGACTGGAATGTCTGGAATGCAGATACct aATTTAATGCCAATGATGACAGAACTACAGCAGAATCAAAATCAACCATTTTTG aacaaAGAACAGCAGAAACAGAACGAGTCCAAAGATGACATGGTGGAGTCTGACATCGAGTTTGTAGAGACTGGGCCACAGGTTATAGAAATACCAGACGCCAATGACTCCAG GAGTCCGTCCCCGCGCCGGCGACACCGCTCGCGCTCTCGCTCCCGcggccggcgccggcgcagTCGGTCTCGCTCGCGCTCGAGTCGCTCGCCACGGCGGAGGCGGGACAAGGACCGGGAACGGGACAG AGATCGGGATCGTGAAAGAGATAGAAATAAAGATAATAAGAGTCACAAAGAAAGGGAAGCTGACAAGGAGAAACAGAGGGAACGAGAGAAGAAAGGGTTACCACCAATTAAGAAAGAGAATCTGAGTG TATGCAGCACAACACTGTGGGTGGGCCACTTATCCAAGCTCGCTACACAAGAGGAACTCTCGGACCTGTTCGGCGCCATTGGAGGCGTTGTCTCCATAGATGTGGTCGCGCCGCGCGGCTGTGCCTTCGTGGTTATGGAGAGGCGTCGCGATGCCCACAAAGCATTAACTACCCTCAATAAACATAAGCTGCACTCTAAAGAAATTGCT GTGGCTTGGGCGCCCGGCAAGGGCGTGAAGGGCCGCGAGTGGAAGGACTACTGGGAGGCCGAGCTCGGCGTGTCCTACCTGCCGTGGGCCGCGCTGCACCAGCGCTGGGTGCTCGGCGCGCTGTCGCTCGATGCCCTGGAGGATGGCGGCGCCGTGGACGAGGAGACGCTACCGCCGTGGCTGCCGCCCAGG ATTCTACCCAAGACCCTAATGGACGGCATGGTTGGCATGATGCCCATGGGCATCCCCGGCGCGGCCGGCATGCCCCCCATGCCCAATGCCATGCCCAACGCGATGCCCAATCCGTTGCAAAATGCCATGCCTAACGCGATGCAAAATGCCATGCCTAACGCGATGCAGAATGCCATGCCCAATGCAATGCAGAATGCCATGCCCAATGCAATGCCTGGTGCAATGCCAGGCATGTCGGCGTTGCAATTACCACCACCTGG GATGGGCCCGGGTCTTCCCCCTGGTATGCCGCCGGGCATGCCCCCCGGCTTGCGACCGCCGAACATGCCACAGCAAGTCCCTG GTATGCAGCCTGAAGCGGGTATGCCGCCGACCAGCGCACTCTTGAGGTTCCCTGGTATGCCGCCGCAGCCCATACAATCCATGCCATCTATGCCACAGCCGG GCATGGCGGCGCTGCCGGGCTTCCTGGGCGGGCTGCTGGCCGTGGGCGGGCTGGTGGGCGGCGTGCCGCTGCACCACGCGCCGCCGCAGCATCCACAGATGCAG CAAAGGGTGTCGGAGGTGACGAGAACTGACGACGCGATGGACCTGGACACAGAGGAGCATAACGAAGAAGTGCCCAGTGAACAACCCCCACCACTATCAGACCAG CTCCAAGCTCTACTTTCAAAACCACCGCCCGGTTTCAACTCCTCCGAACCTCCCCCCACATTCAACCTCTCCGAGCCTCCCCCCACAGCGCCCAACACGGAAGACAAACAGGACGACAAGCGGGACCGGGACCGCCGGGATCGCGACCGGGATCGCCGAGACCGAGGGGACCGGGACCGGAGGGACCGGGATCGGGGCAATAGGGACAGGGAAAGAGGCGGGCGGGATCGAGATAG GGACCGAGGCGATCGTGACCGCGACCGTGACCGTGAGCGCGGCGGGCGGGACCGGCGCGACCGCGACCGGGACCGGGACCGCGAGAACCGGGACCGGTTTAACGCGCCGAGGGATAATAATAATAG AGAAGGAAGCCGGTCCAAGTCCCCGCGCGAGGGAGGGGCGGGAGGGGAAAAGTCGCTGCAAGAACGGCTGTGGGAGATGGCCAATGGCAAACGCGACGAGTTTCCGCAGCCGCAACAACAGGATAACATGG GTCTAGAAGAAAACAGGGTTGACCGGCCGCCTCTGGATCGAATGCCACGGCCAGTAATGGACGGTG AGGGCGACGCGGCCGACGACTGGCGCCACCCCGCGGGACCGCACGCGCCGCCCTTCAGGCCGG ATCCGAGAATGCGAGGGCCCCGACAGCCTGTAAGAG GTCCATGGATGGAGGGCGGTCCGGGCGGACCTGGAGGCCCTCCGGGTCAGGGTCCGCCGTTCGGTCCGCGGTACAACGGCCTGGGGCCCCCGCCCGGCTTCCCCggccccggccccggcccgcGCTTCGAGCGCCCGCCCTTCAACCGCATGCCCTTCGACGGCCCCGCTCGGCCCCCGTTCGACGGCGGCCGGCCTCCGTTCGACGGCCCGAGACCCCTGTTCGACGGCCCGAGACCCCCGTTCGACGGCCCGCGCCCGCCGTTTGACGGCCCGAGGTTCGACGGCCCCCGGCCGCTATTTGATGGCCCCCGGCCGCCATTTGATGGCCCGCGCCCGCCCTTCGACGGTAACAGGCCGCCTTTCGACGGCCCGAGGCCACCTTTCGACGGTCCGCGCCCGTTCGACGGCCCGCATCCATTCGATGGCCCGTTCGACGGCGAGCCTCCATTTGACGGTCCGCCGGAATTCTTCAACAACAGACGCTTCGAGGACCGAGAGTTCAACGACCGGGGCTGGAACGGGGACCGCGAGCGCGGCGATCGCGACTGGAACGAGCGCAGAAACGACTGGGACGACCGCCGGCGGGACCGGTTCCGGGACAAGGACCACGAGGACAGGTTCGACAGGAACAGGAACGACAGGAGGAGGAACATTGACGACAGGAACGATCGCGACCGGGACCGTAGTGACCGTGACCGCAGTGACCGTGACAAGAGTGACCGCGACCGGCCTAAGAGGGAGGAGCGCTCGCGTGCCGATCGGCAGAAAGACAGGAAATCTAGATGGGGCGCCGCGGAAGAATTAAAGGAGGGTGAAACTTCTACGGAGGCTGCGGAGGCTCCTAAAGACACAGACGCCCCTAAAGATGTTGGCACGGAGCAACCTGAACAAATGGACATTTGTTCTAATCAGGAACAAAATGTGGAAACTAAAGAACCAGCAAGGAATCAAAGAGTTGAAGCTAGAGAACCAGAGTGTGAGTCTGCGCCAATGGAAACCGAAAGTACAATAGATACCCATGAGGAGAGAGAACGACCAGTAGAAATAGAGACAAAGCAATATGAGGAAGCCCCTGAGTCTCAAAGCTTTGATGATAGTCATCAAGCATCTGGACCTGCAAACAAGGAAGAGACTCGAGAAAGTTATGAAGAAAGGGTAGAAGCTCCAATGGAGGAACCGAGAGAAGAAACGAGGAAAATTGAAGAAACGGCACCAGTGAGCGAAGCTACAGAAACGCCAGACTTATATGACGCAAATG
- the LOC134794630 gene encoding protein FRG1 homolog, with protein sequence MADEYAAVKRGKLILKGDKPKAKKRKHKKNKDKSDSSKVDEDSIKHGGWWKVEKIDDVVGSISIEFGNNAYISALDNGLFTVGAPHGDGEGPAPEEIFTAFPAGETKFALKSGYGKYLGVSKEGVVIGRSDAVGPMEQWEPVWQEGKTAILSSLNKFMCVSPEDDSVVARNAAAGETEFCSIRSNKTKEINTVVLPDEEQGNLNEVEVNYVRKFQKFQDKKLKLNDGSVSELKRAKAEGSLHETLLDRRSKMKADRYCK encoded by the exons ATGGCTGACGAATATGCTGCAGTGAAAAGAggaaaacttattttaaaaggCGACAAACCAAA AGCAAAAAAGCGTAAACACAAGAAGAATAAAGATAAATCGGACAGTTCTAAAGTAGATGAAGATTCTATTAAGCACGGAGGATGGTGGAAAGTGGAGAAAATCGATGATGTAGTCGGTTCCATTTCAATCGAGTTTGGGAACAATGCTTACATTTCGGCGCTTGACAACGGCCTGTTCACGGTTGGAGCGCCACACGGAGACGGCGAAGGGCCGGCGCCGGAGGAGATATTCACGGCTTTCCCAGCTGGAGAAACGAAGTTTGCTCTCAAGTCTGGTTACGGGAAATATCTGGGAGTGTCGAAGGAGGGAGTGGTGATTGGGAGGTCTGACGCGGTGGGGCCAATGGAGCAATGGGAGCCGGTGTGGCAAGAAG GCAAAACAGCAATCCTCAGCTCCCTAAACAAATTCATGTGTGTGAGCCCGGAGGATGATTCCGTTGTGGCTCGGAACGCAGCAGCGGGAGAGACGGAGTTCTGCAGCATACGCAGCAACAAGACCAAGGAGATAAACACTGTGGTGCTGCCAGACGAGGAGCAAGGGAACCTTAATGAGGTGGAAGTTAACTATGT GAGAAAATTCCAGAAGTTCCAAGATAAAAAACTCAAACTAAACGATGGATCAGTTTCCGAATTGAAGAGAGCTAAAGCAGAGGGATCTTTGCATGAGACGCTGCTTGACAGAAGGAGCAAGATGAAAGCAGATAgatattgtaaataa